A DNA window from Rhizobium acidisoli contains the following coding sequences:
- a CDS encoding aldehyde dehydrogenase (NADP(+)), translating into MSWTPSGRHLIAGEWIAGTTTFRSEPAHGPAHDFAVGTTELVDRACRAAEAAFTAFSAKTCEQRAIFLETIAEEIDRRGDAVTLIGTEETGLPEGRLNGERARTTGQLKLFAEHIRKGAHLDARIDAAQPDRQPAPRPEIRLVQRPIGPVAVFGASNFPLAFSTAGGDTAAALAAGCPVVVKGHSAHPGTGEIIAEAIAAAVERTQMPAGVFSLIQGGRRDVGTALVTHPAIKAVGFTGSLAGGRALFDLCAQRPEPIPFFGELGSVNPMFLLPAATAARAEAIGSGWAGSLTLGAGQFCTKPGIAVVVDGPEADRFTGAAKSALEKVAPQTMLTQGIAAAYHDGVERMRASNAVAPVLSVESAGRDAAPNLFETNGSAWLADHSLSEEVFGSLGLVVRVGSPEEMLTLAESFQGQLTATIHMDDADLGLARDLLPILERRAGRLLVNGFPTGVEVVDSMVHGGPYPASTNFGATSVGTMSIRRFLRPVAYQNFPAGLLPPDLRN; encoded by the coding sequence ATGAGCTGGACCCCTTCAGGCAGGCATCTGATCGCCGGCGAGTGGATTGCCGGAACGACGACCTTTCGCTCCGAGCCGGCACACGGCCCGGCCCATGATTTCGCCGTCGGCACCACGGAACTGGTCGACCGCGCCTGCCGCGCCGCCGAAGCCGCATTCACGGCGTTTTCCGCAAAGACATGCGAGCAGCGCGCCATTTTCCTCGAGACGATCGCCGAGGAAATCGACAGACGCGGCGATGCCGTCACCCTGATCGGAACCGAGGAAACCGGGCTCCCGGAAGGCCGGCTCAATGGCGAGCGCGCTCGCACCACCGGTCAGCTCAAGCTGTTTGCCGAGCATATCCGCAAGGGCGCGCATCTTGACGCTCGCATCGATGCGGCGCAACCCGATCGGCAACCGGCGCCGCGGCCTGAGATCCGTCTGGTGCAGCGGCCGATCGGCCCGGTCGCCGTCTTCGGCGCCTCGAATTTTCCGCTGGCATTTTCGACGGCCGGTGGTGATACGGCCGCTGCGCTCGCCGCCGGCTGCCCAGTCGTGGTGAAGGGACATTCAGCCCATCCCGGCACCGGCGAGATCATTGCCGAGGCGATCGCCGCTGCTGTCGAGCGCACCCAAATGCCGGCCGGCGTCTTCAGCCTGATCCAGGGCGGGCGCCGCGATGTCGGCACGGCTCTGGTCACGCATCCCGCCATCAAGGCGGTCGGCTTTACCGGATCGCTTGCCGGCGGTCGTGCGCTCTTCGACCTTTGCGCCCAGCGCCCCGAACCGATCCCGTTTTTCGGGGAACTCGGCAGCGTCAATCCGATGTTCCTGCTGCCGGCGGCGACCGCTGCCCGGGCGGAGGCGATAGGCTCAGGCTGGGCCGGCTCACTGACGCTTGGGGCGGGCCAGTTCTGCACCAAGCCCGGTATCGCCGTCGTGGTCGATGGGCCGGAGGCGGACAGGTTTACCGGCGCTGCCAAGTCGGCTCTCGAAAAGGTGGCGCCACAGACGATGTTGACCCAAGGCATCGCCGCCGCCTATCACGACGGTGTCGAGCGCATGCGGGCGAGCAATGCCGTCGCGCCGGTTCTTTCCGTTGAGAGCGCTGGCCGGGACGCCGCCCCGAACCTGTTCGAGACCAATGGCTCGGCCTGGCTTGCCGATCATTCGCTCAGCGAAGAGGTCTTCGGCTCTCTCGGTCTCGTCGTGCGGGTTGGCTCGCCGGAAGAGATGCTCACCCTTGCCGAAAGCTTCCAGGGACAGCTGACTGCGACGATCCATATGGATGACGCAGATCTTGGCCTTGCCCGCGACCTGCTGCCGATCCTGGAAAGGAGGGCGGGTAGATTGCTGGTCAATGGCTTCCCAACCGGCGTCGAGGTTGTCGATTCCATGGTGCATGGCGGACCTTATCCCGCATCGACCAATTTCGGTGCGACCAGCGTCGGGACCATGTCAATCCGCAGGTTTCTGCGCCCCGTCGCTTACCAGAATTTCCCCGCCGGCCTGTTGCCCCCGGATCTGCGCAACTGA
- a CDS encoding Ldh family oxidoreductase: protein MPMPLIDRIALTQFAEQILTGAGMEPDKAETTAAVLVEGDMIGHETHGVSLLNWYVEALEDGSLAKSGSYEVVNDRGAAFVWDGKSLPGAWLLTKAIDQACERVRDHGVVTAAIRNCHHTCALSAFMRQVTEQGLIVQLSVSHPAASRVAPYGGTKPLLTPNPMAAGFPTSEDPILIDVSASITTTTMTQNLAKAGKKFPEAWAFTAAGEPTDDPREVTERGGTMMPLGGQLKGHKGFGLGLIVELLGQGLSGKGRANAPLGVFSQSAFLQVIDPAFFAGLDAFTAQSDFLASACRSNPSAPWNDGPVRMPGDSAARRRRAALDEGVPVGDAAWEKLCRHAEILGLPIPAVAA from the coding sequence ATGCCTATGCCGCTGATTGACCGCATTGCCCTCACTCAATTCGCCGAGCAGATATTGACCGGCGCCGGGATGGAGCCGGACAAGGCCGAAACCACGGCCGCCGTCCTGGTGGAGGGCGACATGATCGGCCATGAAACGCATGGCGTCAGTCTGCTGAACTGGTATGTCGAAGCGTTGGAGGACGGTTCGCTGGCGAAATCCGGCAGCTATGAGGTGGTCAATGACCGCGGCGCGGCCTTTGTCTGGGACGGCAAATCCTTGCCCGGCGCGTGGCTTTTGACCAAGGCGATCGACCAGGCCTGCGAACGCGTGCGCGATCATGGCGTCGTCACCGCGGCAATCCGAAACTGCCATCATACCTGCGCTCTTTCGGCCTTCATGCGGCAGGTTACCGAGCAGGGCCTGATCGTGCAGCTATCGGTGTCGCATCCTGCGGCAAGCCGTGTCGCGCCCTATGGCGGCACCAAGCCGCTCCTGACGCCGAACCCGATGGCGGCCGGTTTCCCGACATCGGAGGATCCGATCCTGATCGATGTTTCGGCTTCGATCACAACCACGACGATGACGCAAAATCTGGCGAAGGCCGGCAAGAAATTCCCCGAGGCCTGGGCTTTCACCGCCGCTGGCGAGCCGACCGATGACCCGCGTGAGGTGACAGAACGCGGCGGAACGATGATGCCCCTTGGCGGCCAATTGAAGGGACACAAGGGTTTTGGGCTCGGACTGATCGTCGAGTTGCTGGGGCAGGGGCTTTCCGGCAAGGGCCGGGCGAACGCACCGCTTGGCGTGTTTTCGCAAAGCGCCTTTCTTCAGGTCATCGATCCCGCCTTTTTCGCAGGGCTGGACGCCTTTACCGCGCAGTCCGATTTTCTCGCCTCTGCTTGCCGCAGCAACCCCTCCGCGCCGTGGAACGACGGCCCGGTCCGCATGCCGGGTGACAGCGCGGCGCGAAGGCGCCGCGCTGCGTTGGACGAAGGCGTGCCGGTCGGCGATGCGGCTTGGGAGAAGCTTTGCCGACATGCCGAGATCCTGGGCTTGCCTATTCCTGCAGTCGCCGCTTGA
- a CDS encoding LacI family DNA-binding transcriptional regulator: MEDSAHPKRPVTVADVAKAAKVSKATAARVLGGYGVVSAQIKDQVMAAAAALEYRPNELARSMSTGRSGIIGVVVGDIENAFFSLAVRGISDAARLAGFNIIIANSGEQLDAERSAIDLLIGKRVDGLIVTPARCDRLDHLQHVRRTGVPLVLFDRAIPELDVDAVTGDDREAALTATRYLIGQGHRRLAYVSAMDAEKGGLTDIALISNSAVRERVEGFVSALAEAGLPNPLHYIRLGATDQHQTDAVMKRLLSETAPPTALLASDSLVGLRIFKSLQSLGLSMPQDVSMISFLDADWTSVTVPPITIVDQRVYELGKLAGERLVARIERTPLAVEHLRVTTSLVLRGSVATIGP; this comes from the coding sequence ATGGAAGATTCCGCTCATCCCAAACGCCCAGTCACGGTCGCCGACGTTGCGAAGGCCGCAAAGGTCTCGAAGGCTACGGCCGCACGTGTGCTCGGCGGCTATGGCGTCGTCAGCGCCCAGATCAAGGATCAGGTGATGGCGGCCGCCGCCGCGCTCGAATACCGCCCGAACGAGCTTGCCCGGAGCATGAGCACGGGACGATCCGGCATCATCGGCGTCGTTGTCGGCGATATCGAGAACGCTTTCTTCAGCCTGGCGGTGCGCGGCATCAGCGATGCGGCCCGCCTTGCCGGCTTCAACATCATCATCGCCAATTCGGGCGAACAACTCGATGCTGAAAGGTCGGCCATCGACCTGCTGATCGGCAAGCGCGTCGATGGCCTGATCGTCACGCCCGCCCGTTGCGACCGCCTCGATCACCTGCAGCATGTCCGCCGCACCGGCGTGCCGCTGGTGCTGTTCGACCGGGCCATCCCGGAACTCGATGTCGACGCCGTGACCGGCGACGACCGGGAGGCAGCCCTCACCGCGACACGGTATCTGATCGGCCAAGGGCATCGCCGCCTCGCCTATGTCTCCGCCATGGATGCCGAGAAAGGCGGGCTCACCGATATCGCGCTGATTTCGAATTCCGCCGTGCGCGAACGCGTGGAAGGCTTCGTCAGCGCCCTGGCCGAGGCGGGCTTGCCGAACCCTCTTCATTACATCAGGCTCGGCGCCACGGACCAGCATCAGACGGACGCCGTGATGAAACGTCTGCTTTCGGAAACAGCGCCGCCGACGGCGCTGCTAGCATCCGACAGCCTCGTCGGCTTGCGCATTTTCAAGTCGCTGCAATCGCTCGGCCTGTCGATGCCGCAGGATGTCTCGATGATTTCCTTTCTGGACGCCGACTGGACCAGCGTCACCGTTCCACCGATCACCATCGTCGACCAGCGCGTTTACGAGCTAGGCAAACTCGCCGGCGAACGGCTCGTCGCCCGCATCGAGCGCACACCGCTTGCCGTCGAACATCTGCGCGTTACCACGAGCCTTGTCCTGCGCGGCTCCGTGGCGACGATCGGCCCGTGA
- a CDS encoding ABC transporter substrate-binding protein, with the protein MKPFETFAATLAPLRAGILTCLLAMGAGSAVAADNPYNLIETGMISVGTMGDSKPYTFATADGQFTGFDIELFLNVVSRLGFTKDKVTFTGQEFSALLPSVANERFDVAVAAIGTTEARKKTVDFSDGYLAGYLSVLTADAGIKDADGLKGKRLGVVQGTLQEVYAAKNFGGTDLVKFPDNNSAVAALNNGTVDAHFLDYEAAKQYGERYPALKIAVNIPSFDAPAGFVIRKGNDAFRTALNGALHDAMQDGTWKTLYEKWFPGSPMPDQYLPKK; encoded by the coding sequence ATGAAGCCTTTTGAGACATTTGCGGCCACCCTTGCCCCATTGCGGGCCGGCATATTGACGTGCCTTCTTGCGATGGGCGCAGGCTCTGCGGTTGCGGCCGACAATCCCTATAACCTGATCGAGACGGGGATGATCAGCGTCGGCACGATGGGTGATTCCAAGCCCTATACATTTGCGACGGCCGACGGTCAGTTCACCGGTTTCGATATCGAGCTGTTTCTCAACGTCGTCTCCCGCCTCGGCTTTACGAAAGACAAGGTGACCTTCACGGGTCAGGAATTTTCAGCCCTCCTGCCGTCGGTGGCAAACGAACGGTTCGACGTTGCCGTCGCCGCGATCGGCACCACCGAAGCCCGCAAGAAGACCGTCGACTTTTCCGACGGCTATCTTGCCGGTTATCTCTCGGTTTTGACCGCGGATGCCGGCATCAAGGATGCCGACGGCCTCAAGGGCAAGCGTCTCGGCGTCGTGCAGGGGACCTTGCAGGAAGTCTATGCGGCCAAGAACTTCGGTGGGACCGATCTGGTGAAATTCCCCGACAACAATTCCGCCGTCGCCGCCCTCAACAACGGAACGGTCGATGCGCATTTTCTCGATTACGAGGCTGCCAAACAATATGGCGAGCGCTATCCCGCGCTGAAGATTGCGGTCAACATCCCGTCCTTCGATGCGCCGGCGGGCTTCGTGATCCGCAAGGGGAATGATGCCTTCCGCACGGCGCTGAACGGCGCCCTTCACGACGCGATGCAGGACGGCACCTGGAAGACCCTCTACGAAAAATGGTTCCCAGGCTCGCCGATGCCGGACCAGTATCTTCCCAAGAAGTGA
- a CDS encoding amino acid ABC transporter permease/ATP-binding protein, with translation MNWLENLRRSFLDWDAMAEVLPSMISVGLKNTLILAAASTVLGVVIGMALAVMGISQSRWLRLPARIYTDIFRGLPAIVTILIIGQGFARIGREIFGPSPFPLGILALSLIAGAYIGEIFRSGIQSVERGQMEACRALSMSYGQGMRLIVVPQGIRRVLPALVNQFIGNVKDSSLVYFLGLLASEREIFRVGQDQAVVTGNLSPLLLAGLFYLVITVPLTHLVNYIDVRLRLGKQGRGMGAASGLAEVSELQAAAVPQPAAKSSGETKPRFQGGALNIRDLSMAYGDLDVLKGVDLDIAAGTVTCIIGPSGSGKSTLLRCMNRLVEPKGGDILLDGDSILAMKPERLRRRVGMVFQHFNLFPDHTALENVMLSLTKIKKMPRQEARRIAEARLAEVGLAERRDHRPAGLSGGQQQRVAIARALAMDPELILFDEVTSALDPELVKGVLDLMAALGRQGMTMAVVTHEMGFARRVADQVVFMDEGRIVEAGCPQQIFDNPQSERLKRFLAEVL, from the coding sequence ATGAACTGGCTTGAAAATCTGCGCCGCAGCTTCCTGGATTGGGACGCCATGGCGGAAGTGCTGCCGAGCATGATCAGCGTCGGCCTGAAGAACACCCTGATCCTGGCCGCCGCCTCGACGGTGCTCGGCGTCGTCATCGGCATGGCTCTCGCCGTGATGGGCATCTCGCAGTCCCGCTGGCTGCGGCTGCCCGCGCGCATCTATACCGATATCTTTCGCGGCTTGCCGGCGATCGTCACGATCCTGATCATCGGTCAGGGTTTTGCCCGGATCGGACGCGAGATCTTCGGCCCGTCGCCATTCCCGCTCGGCATCCTGGCGCTCAGCCTGATCGCCGGGGCCTATATCGGCGAAATCTTCCGCTCGGGCATCCAAAGCGTCGAGCGCGGCCAGATGGAAGCCTGCCGGGCGCTGAGCATGAGCTACGGGCAGGGCATGCGCCTGATCGTTGTTCCGCAAGGCATCCGGCGCGTCCTGCCGGCGCTGGTCAATCAGTTCATCGGAAACGTCAAGGATTCCAGCCTCGTCTATTTCCTCGGATTGCTCGCCTCCGAGCGGGAGATCTTCCGCGTCGGGCAGGATCAGGCTGTCGTAACGGGCAATCTGTCGCCCTTGCTGCTGGCGGGCCTCTTCTATCTCGTCATCACCGTGCCGCTCACCCACCTGGTCAACTATATCGACGTGAGACTGCGTCTGGGAAAACAGGGCCGCGGCATGGGTGCTGCGAGCGGTCTGGCCGAGGTCAGCGAATTGCAGGCCGCTGCCGTCCCGCAGCCCGCGGCCAAATCTTCCGGAGAGACGAAACCGCGCTTCCAGGGCGGCGCCCTGAACATCCGGGATCTGAGCATGGCCTATGGCGATCTCGATGTGCTGAAGGGCGTCGACCTCGACATCGCCGCCGGGACCGTCACCTGCATCATCGGACCCTCCGGCTCGGGCAAATCGACGCTTTTGCGCTGCATGAACAGGCTGGTGGAACCGAAAGGCGGCGACATCCTGCTCGATGGCGACAGCATTCTGGCCATGAAACCGGAGCGGTTGCGCCGGCGGGTGGGGATGGTCTTCCAGCACTTCAACCTCTTTCCCGATCATACAGCGCTTGAGAACGTCATGCTTTCCCTGACGAAGATCAAGAAGATGCCGAGGCAGGAGGCGCGACGCATCGCCGAGGCGCGTTTGGCCGAGGTCGGTCTTGCCGAGCGCAGAGATCATCGCCCGGCAGGTCTATCGGGTGGGCAGCAGCAGCGCGTCGCCATCGCGCGAGCTCTTGCCATGGATCCGGAGCTTATCCTGTTCGACGAAGTGACGAGTGCGCTCGATCCCGAACTGGTCAAGGGCGTTCTCGACCTGATGGCGGCGCTTGGCCGCCAGGGCATGACCATGGCCGTCGTCACGCACGAGATGGGATTTGCGCGCAGGGTCGCCGATCAGGTGGTGTTCATGGATGAGGGCCGGATCGTCGAGGCCGGTTGCCCACAGCAGATCTTCGACAATCCCCAAAGCGAGCGGCTGAAGCGCTTCCTTGCTGAAGTCCTCTAG
- a CDS encoding L-talarate/galactarate dehydratase, producing the protein MFDLNRRTIPAQPPKAGFAAGPAKLDAIRSVTLSLAYLPLARPISDAKVLTGRQKPLTEVAFLFCEIVSDAGHSGLGFSYSKRAGGPALYAHACEIADNLIGEDPNDTARIWDKLCWAGASVGRSGIATQAIAAIDICLWDMKAKRAGLPLAKLLGAHRDSVACYNTSGGFLSSSVEEIRDAIDHSIASGIGGIKIKVGQPDPMIDLRRLDAVTSHIDGRVPLMVDANQQWDRTTALRFGRLVEPLNLEWIEEPLDAYDAEGHAALARELATPIATGEMLASADEHMALIRADAVDFIQPDAPRVGGITPFLRICTQAEAKRMRLAPHFAMEIHLHLAAAYAHEPWVEHFDWLAPLFNEQLEISDGRMIVPARPGLGCSLTGKARDWTVETRSFGG; encoded by the coding sequence ATGTTTGATCTCAATCGACGCACGATCCCCGCACAGCCGCCCAAGGCTGGCTTTGCGGCCGGTCCGGCCAAGCTGGACGCCATCCGATCGGTCACCCTGTCGCTCGCCTATCTGCCGTTGGCGCGGCCGATTAGCGACGCCAAGGTTTTGACCGGGCGGCAGAAGCCGCTGACGGAGGTGGCATTTCTGTTTTGCGAGATCGTCTCCGACGCTGGCCATAGCGGTCTCGGCTTCAGTTACTCGAAGCGGGCGGGCGGACCAGCGCTTTATGCACATGCCTGCGAGATTGCCGACAATCTGATCGGCGAAGATCCCAACGATACAGCGCGGATATGGGACAAGCTCTGCTGGGCCGGCGCCTCGGTCGGCCGTTCCGGCATTGCGACACAGGCCATTGCCGCCATCGACATCTGCCTCTGGGACATGAAGGCGAAACGCGCCGGCCTGCCGCTGGCCAAACTGCTTGGCGCCCATCGCGACAGCGTCGCCTGCTACAACACGTCAGGCGGCTTCCTGTCGTCGAGCGTCGAGGAAATCCGCGATGCCATCGATCACTCGATCGCCTCCGGCATCGGGGGCATCAAGATCAAGGTCGGGCAGCCGGATCCCATGATCGATCTTCGCCGGCTCGATGCGGTGACCAGCCATATCGACGGCCGCGTGCCGCTGATGGTCGATGCCAACCAGCAATGGGACCGCACGACGGCGTTGCGCTTCGGCCGGCTGGTCGAGCCGCTCAATCTCGAATGGATCGAAGAGCCGCTCGATGCCTATGACGCCGAAGGTCATGCCGCACTGGCGCGTGAACTCGCCACACCGATCGCCACCGGCGAGATGCTGGCAAGCGCTGACGAACATATGGCCCTGATCCGCGCCGACGCGGTCGACTTCATCCAGCCGGATGCGCCGCGGGTCGGCGGCATCACGCCCTTTCTGCGCATCTGCACGCAAGCCGAGGCGAAACGCATGCGACTGGCGCCGCATTTCGCCATGGAAATCCATCTGCACCTGGCGGCTGCCTATGCGCACGAGCCGTGGGTAGAGCATTTCGATTGGCTGGCGCCGCTGTTCAACGAACAGCTCGAAATCAGCGATGGCCGGATGATCGTGCCCGCCCGTCCGGGGCTTGGTTGCAGCCTGACGGGCAAAGCCCGTGACTGGACCGTGGAAACGCGCAGCTTTGGCGGCTGA
- a CDS encoding ABC transporter substrate-binding protein: protein MKLHLVAACFSTAVIGLSIGSAHAEDAKSNVTVVLAETVDVVEPCMAARQDVGRVISENVNEMLVEFDYVNGGLKPRLATEWSKIDDDTWEFKLRPNVKWHDGKPFTAKDVQFTIERNKNKKLSCETGGKYFGGTEFSFETPDANTIRITTKPAQPILPLLMTVMAVESAEATPADEFTRKPIGTGPYTFDKWEIGQSIVLKRNPDYWGEKPQVEQATYLFRSDSAVAAAMVDAGEADIVPAVSVQDATNKETDFAYPNSETTSLRIDTRAAPLNDRRIREAMNLAIDRQAMLGTLFPGQAKIATQLVVPTTIGYNADIPAWPYDPEKAKELVKAAKADGVPVDQQIRIIGRNGQYPNATEAMEAMMAMLQDVGLNVKLDMYDVSVWNGYFVAPFVADSGPTLTQSQHDNATGDPVFTAFVKYATDGSHSMVRDPAVDALIAKATSATGDERTKLWKELFAKVNTEIIADIPMFHMVGFTRVSPRLDFKPTIATNSELQLSQIRFK, encoded by the coding sequence ATGAAACTGCATTTGGTAGCTGCCTGCTTTTCAACCGCGGTGATCGGGCTGAGTATCGGCTCGGCCCACGCTGAGGATGCCAAGAGCAACGTCACTGTTGTGCTTGCCGAAACCGTCGATGTCGTGGAGCCCTGCATGGCAGCGCGCCAGGACGTCGGCCGGGTCATTTCCGAAAACGTCAACGAGATGCTGGTGGAATTCGATTACGTCAATGGCGGCCTCAAACCCCGCCTGGCGACGGAATGGTCGAAGATCGACGACGACACCTGGGAGTTCAAGCTGCGCCCGAATGTCAAATGGCACGATGGCAAGCCGTTCACCGCCAAAGACGTCCAGTTCACGATCGAGCGCAACAAGAACAAGAAGCTCAGCTGCGAGACTGGCGGCAAATATTTCGGCGGCACGGAATTCAGCTTCGAGACGCCTGATGCCAATACCATCCGCATTACGACAAAACCGGCGCAGCCGATTCTTCCGTTGCTGATGACGGTGATGGCCGTCGAATCGGCCGAAGCGACACCTGCAGACGAGTTTACCCGCAAGCCGATCGGCACCGGCCCCTATACATTCGACAAATGGGAGATTGGCCAGTCGATCGTGCTGAAGCGCAATCCGGACTATTGGGGGGAGAAGCCGCAGGTGGAGCAGGCGACCTATCTGTTCCGCTCGGATAGCGCGGTCGCAGCCGCCATGGTCGATGCCGGCGAAGCCGATATCGTTCCGGCCGTGTCGGTGCAGGATGCCACCAACAAGGAAACCGATTTCGCCTATCCGAATTCGGAGACGACATCGCTGCGCATCGATACCCGCGCAGCACCGCTCAATGATCGGCGCATACGCGAAGCGATGAACCTCGCCATCGATCGTCAGGCCATGCTCGGAACGCTGTTTCCCGGACAGGCAAAGATCGCCACGCAACTCGTCGTACCCACCACGATCGGCTATAATGCCGATATCCCCGCCTGGCCCTATGATCCCGAAAAAGCAAAGGAACTGGTCAAAGCGGCAAAAGCCGACGGCGTGCCGGTCGATCAGCAGATCCGCATTATCGGCCGCAACGGGCAATATCCCAACGCCACCGAGGCGATGGAAGCGATGATGGCCATGCTTCAGGACGTCGGCTTGAACGTCAAGCTCGACATGTACGATGTTTCCGTGTGGAACGGCTATTTCGTTGCACCCTTCGTCGCCGATTCCGGTCCGACATTGACCCAGTCGCAGCACGACAATGCCACCGGCGATCCCGTCTTCACAGCATTCGTGAAATACGCCACCGACGGCTCCCATTCCATGGTTCGGGATCCCGCGGTCGACGCCCTTATCGCCAAGGCGACCTCAGCCACCGGCGACGAGCGCACGAAACTCTGGAAGGAGCTTTTCGCCAAGGTGAACACCGAGATCATCGCCGATATTCCGATGTTCCATATGGTCGGTTTCACCCGCGTTTCGCCGCGTCTCGACTTCAAGCCGACGATCGCGACGAATTCCGAGCTGCAGCTGTCGCAGATCCGCTTCAAGTAA
- a CDS encoding ribonuclease activity regulator RraA gives MNPATREKLMGVSVATLCSALFKRGLRNQTVQDVRPVQPKGRNMVGPAFTLRYMPAREDRNAMNVFRNPKHPQRLAIETCPDGHVLVMDSRKDPRAASAGDILITRLMMRGGAGVVTDGGFRDAMTIGGLDIPAYHHRPSSPTNLTLHEAIDINVPIGCGDVAVFPGDIMVGDDDSVIVIPAEIADEIADEAVEMTAYEDFVTERVKQGHTIIGLYPATDESNLTLFAAWRKVNGR, from the coding sequence ATGAACCCCGCAACCCGTGAAAAGCTGATGGGTGTATCGGTCGCGACGCTCTGCTCGGCGCTGTTCAAGCGCGGCCTGAGAAACCAGACGGTCCAGGATGTTCGGCCGGTGCAGCCGAAGGGCCGCAATATGGTGGGGCCGGCCTTCACCCTGCGTTACATGCCGGCGCGCGAGGACCGCAACGCGATGAACGTGTTTCGCAACCCGAAACATCCGCAACGGCTTGCCATCGAGACCTGCCCGGACGGCCATGTTCTGGTGATGGACAGCCGCAAGGATCCGCGCGCCGCCTCCGCCGGCGACATTTTGATTACCCGGCTGATGATGCGCGGCGGGGCCGGCGTCGTCACCGACGGCGGCTTCCGCGACGCCATGACCATCGGCGGCCTTGATATCCCCGCCTATCACCATCGTCCCTCCAGCCCGACCAACCTCACGCTGCACGAGGCGATCGACATCAACGTACCGATCGGCTGCGGCGACGTGGCGGTCTTCCCTGGTGATATCATGGTTGGCGACGACGACAGCGTGATCGTCATCCCGGCGGAGATCGCCGACGAGATCGCCGACGAAGCGGTCGAAATGACCGCATACGAGGACTTCGTCACGGAGCGTGTCAAGCAGGGACACACGATTATTGGTCTCTATCCGGCCACCGATGAAAGCAATCTCACGCTCTTTGCCGCATGGCGGAAGGTGAACGGCCGCTAG